A genome region from Oncorhynchus gorbuscha isolate QuinsamMale2020 ecotype Even-year linkage group LG26, OgorEven_v1.0, whole genome shotgun sequence includes the following:
- the LOC124016147 gene encoding zinc finger protein 135-like yields MSSLNFSPPVKEEEVCWTEKEALGLNIVVKEEKEEEDVTVKLEGEAVTVKEEEEKDVTVKEEEDSFRVKEEEDVTVKEEEEEKEEDAIFGVNEGEITVTLMEEHEQEEETGDLINTRERPDSDSGKSSSEETDPEKPNQHHCSHCGKSFRWLGSLKMHERIHTGEKPYHCSHCGKNFTQLGAMVGHERTHTGEKPYHCSHCGKSFRWLWVLKKHERIHTGEKPYHCSHCGNSFRWLVSLKTHERIHTGEKPFQCSQCEKSFRWSGSLKKHERKHTGEKPFQHTNTQEGKTYHCSHCEKTFSQSEDLKSHERIERLCSDLCF; encoded by the exons ATGAGCTCCCTAAACTTCTCCCCTCCTGTTAAAGAAGaagaggtctgctggacggagaaagaagctctggggctgaacattgtcgtgaaagaggagaaggaagaggaggatgtcacagtaaaactagagggtgaggctgttacagtgaaagaagaagaagagaaagacgttacagtgaaagaagaggaagactcgttcagagtgaaagaggaggaggatgttacagtaaaagaagaggaggaagagaaagaggaggatgccATTTTTGGAGTGAATGAGGGAGAGATAACTGTCACATTGATGGAAGAAcatgagcaggaggaggagacaggcgatctgattaacacca gagagagaccagactctgACAGCGGGAAGAGTTCCTCAGAGGAAACAGACCCGGAGAAGCCTAACCAACACCACTGCtcccactgtggaaagagttttaggtGGTTAGGGAGCCTGAAAATGCATGAGAGAATACATACAGGAGAAAAGCCCTACCACTGTTCCCACTGTGGAAAGAATTTTACTCAGTTAGGGGCCATGGTTGGgcatgagagaacacacacaggagagaagccttatcactgctcccactgtggaaagagttttaggtGGTTATGGGTCCTGAAAaagcatgagagaatacacactggagagaagccttatcacTGTTCTCACTGTGGAAATAGTTTTAGGTGGTTAGTGAGCCTGAAAacgcatgagagaatacacacaggagaaaagccttttcAATGTTCCCAGTGTGAAAAGAGTTTTAGGTGGTCAGGGAGTTTGAAAAAGCATGAGAGAAAACACACTGGAGAAAAGCCATTCCAACATACTAATACACAGGAGGGgaagacataccactgctctcatTGTGAAAAGACATTTTCCCAGTCAGAGGATCTGAAATCACACGAGAGAATAGAGAGGCTGTGTTCTGACTTATGTTTTTGA